Genomic DNA from Gemmatimonadales bacterium:
GGTACCCATGGCGGGCGTTTCAGCTTGCCAGCCCTCCGAGGTTGTGGACCGCCGTTTGACGGAAGGTGGTGTGCCCCCGCTGCGCGGTGGCCCCTTCGATCGCCCTACCGCGTGACAGGATGCAAGGTATTGGCGCTCGGATGAGACTGCCTGAGAGATGCCCCATCAGGTTCGCGGGCGCAATCCAAGGCAACCAGGAGTTCTAATGACTGACCGGCTTCGCGCTGTTGTGGCGACGGCGTTACTGGCGATGGTGACATTCGCGGCACCGGTGCGATCCCTGGTGGCTCAGGCCGCCACGGACACGGCCGGGGTCGAACTGATGTACGGGGTCCGGGTCCCGATGAAGGACGGGGTCACCCTAAGCGCGACGATCTACAAACCGAAGCGCCAGAGCGCGCCCCTGCCGGTCATCTTCTGGATGACGCCTTACATCGCGGATCTCTCGCACGCACGCGGAATGTACTTTGCGCGCAACGGCTACGTCTTTGCCGTCGTGGATACTCGCGGGCGCGGCAGTTCGGGCGGAACCTTCGAGCCCTTTGCTAACGAATCCTCCGACGGACCGGAACTGGTGCGCTGGTTTGCGCGGCAACCCTGGTCCAATGGCAAGGTCGGCCTCTGGGGCGGCTCCTATGGCGGCTTCTACCAGTGGGCCATTGCCAAGAATCGGCCAGCCGAGCTCGTCTCGATGGCGCCGGTGGCGTCGGCGCATCCGGGGGTCGACTTCCCCCAGCTGCGTAACATCTTTCGCTCCTATGCGATTCAGTGGCTCACCTACACCAGCGGCGCTGCGCCGCAAGCCAACCTATTTGGTGACGGCTCGTTCTGGATCTCGAAGTACGGCGAGCGCTACCTCGAACACAAAGCGTTTGCGTCGCTCGACACCATCGTTGGGAACCTGACCACGTACTACCAGAAGTGGATGCAGCACCCGACGGAAGACGCCTACTGGCAGGCCATGACGCCGACTCGCGAGGAGTATGCCAGGCTCGATCTGCCGATCTTGACGATCACCGGGTACTTCGACGGCGATCAGATCGGGGCGATGACATTCTATCGGCGCCATCTCGCGGCCGCGACGCCGGCCGCGCGCGGTCGCCACTATCTCATCCTCGGTCCTTGGGATCACCCCGGCACCCGTACGCCGGTACCGTCGATTGGCGGCCTGACGTTTGGCGCAGCGAGCGTGATCGACATGAACCGCCTGCATCGGGAGTGGTACGACTGGACCATCAAGAACGGACCCAAGCCCTCCTTCCTCAAGAAGCGGGTTGCCTACTGGGTCATGGGCCCTGGACCGACGGACGGCGAATGGAAGTACGCTGATGACATCGAAACCATCGCCGACTCGACCCACACGCTCTACCTCGATGCGACTGACGGCGGCAACGACGTGCTGCACTCCGGCAAGCTCAGTGCTGCCCGGCTACCCTCAGGCCGGCAGCCCGGTCAATGGACCTATGATCCGCTCGACGTGCGCGGCTATGCCCTCGAAACGATGACACCACCGGCAGACTACTACAAGATCCAGACGCCGGTCTTCAACCTGCTGGGCAACGGGCTCGTCTATCATACGGAACCGTTTGCGGAGGCCACCGAGATCAGCGGCTATCCGAAGCTGACCGCCTTCATCGAGATGAACGTTCCGGACACAGACTTTGAGGTGACCCTCTACGAGGTGTTGCCCGACGGGAGTGCCATCTACCTCTCCGACGACGCCCTGCGCGCGCGCTATCGTGAATCGTCCTCGGTCGCGAAGCTCGTTACGCCTGGTGAGGTGACCCGCTATCGCTTCGAGCAGTTCACCTTCTTCTCCCGTGTCATCGGCAAGGGCAGCCGGCTTCGGCTGGTGGTTCGCTCGAGCAACTCGCTTGCCTGGGAGAAGAACTACAACTCGGGCGGTGCGGTCAATCGGGAGACCGGCAAGGATGCCCGCACTGCTCGGATCCGGCTCCATAACGACGCTCGCTACCCGAGCGCGCTGGAACTGCCGGTGGTCCGACCCGGTCGCAATCGGGTCGATTAGCGGCCGGTCTTCCGGCTGGCGATCGGTGTGGTAATTTCCCGGCCATCGCCTGCCCGGAAACAACGGAGTCATGCCCGCACCGACCGACAGCTGGGAGGTCCTGATTCATGATCGGGGTCGCGACGGCGCCGTAAGCTATCGCGAGCCAAGCGGGGAGCTGCGCTGCTACTGGGAGTATGGCGGCGGCGACGTGATTGCCATCGTGTCGGTCGGGCAGGAGGATCATTGGCGCTCTCACGCACCATGGGCGGTCGGGCGGCGCGAGGTGATCCTCTCACGCATTGCCGGCGAGGTGATCCGCCAACGAGTACCCACCGGGCGCGCCGACTACGACGAGCGCCGCGCCGCGCTCCATTTCCGCTCCCACGAGGCACCGCTGCCTCCGGGCGAACGGACGGTCACACCTGCTCCCCCGCCAGAATCCTCATCCCCCACCAGGAAACGTCCCGGCCTCATGATCGTGATCGGTATCATTGCCGCTCTCGGGCTGGCGGCATTCCTGATCGGTCGAACCTTCCTCACGGTCCGAACGACCGGGGCGCCCTGGGGGCAATCGGTACGCAGCGGTGATGCCGTCGTCACCATGATAACTCGGCTCGAGCCCTACGTCCCGACATTGCACCGCAATCCTGCCAACGACCGCTACACCGTCGGCCTCCTGATCCACTCTGCCAGCGACGCCGGCCGCGGTCGATTCGTCGAAGTCGCCACCGGCCGGCGCGGGTCCGACCTCAATCAGGCCAAACTCGGTGTCGTCGACGGCAGCCGAGTCTGGTTCGTTGCGGGAAGCCCGGGGGTGTATGATGTACGGACCGAGCGAGTCGATCATCGACCGGCCGGACAGCCGCCGGCCCGCCCCTTCGTGCCCGCTGACCTGGCGACCGGTCGGGACGCGCTCCGGCTGATGCTGATCGATCCCGGATCGCCGCCCCGGCTCGGCAGCGTCGTGCTCCCGGGTGGGGAGGGAATGCATCAAGCCGGGTTTCTGCGCAGAGAGCGCCAGGGCGAGATCCTCCGCGTGGCCGACGATGACGTGCTGCTGCTCTTCGAATCGAAGCCCTATCGCGCCGGCACCGTGATGGTGGCGCGGATCCGAGCCGATGGCACCAGGGTATGGACCCTCGATACCGGCATCGGTGAGCTGCGGGAGGTGTTCCCCGATCCGGCGTACCCCGCGCTGATCGGCGACCGCCCCCGGGAGCCCGGCAAGGTACCCGAACCGATTCTGGTGGTTGTCGATGTCGGCGCTGGCCGCGTCACGACCCGTTCTCTCTGGCTCGAGTGAGTCACCATGGTAATCCGACTGGTCGGACTGGTACTCATCATCATCGGCGTCGTCTCGGCCGTGTTCTCGATCTATCTGCCGATGCAGAGCGGCGAGCTGGACCATCTCAGCCGGTCGCTCACCCGGGCACTGGTCTTCTTTCCGCTCGCAATCGTGACAGGCCTGGCATTTCTGATCGGCGGGACTCCGGCGCTGGACGCCTTCCGGGCACGACCCAAGTCACGCGGCCAACTGATGTTCGTGCTCGGGATCATCATCGGATCCGGGGTGCTGACCGGACTGAGCTACTGGCAACTGCAGGTTCACGCCCCCAAGCCGTCTGAGCTTGAACGGATCCGGGATTTCAAACCCCAGGTGCCCCAGATCACCAACCCGCAGTTCAAGCCGAGACCATAGCGCCCCACCGTTGGCGCAGCGAGCAGCTCAGATGGTTGGAAGTACGGTCCGAACGTGCTCGGCAAAGGCGCGCACGACGGCAGACGGTTGCTCGCTGTCGATCGTCAGCGCAATCCCGACGTTCGGTAGCTGCGGCAACCCGGACTCGGCCGTCAGGATGCGGAGATCGTCCGGGACGGCGGTCCGGGTCAGGACGGCGATCGCCTGACCCGAGCGAGCCACCGCGATCAATCCTGTCAGGCTGGCGCTGGCATAGGCCACCCGGTAAGCGCGCCTCGCTGCCTCGAGCCCACGCCGCGCGGCGCGATGATCGAGCGTGTCGGAATCGGAGAGCGCCAGCCGGAGCGGTCGCCGGTTCGGCGCGTTCGAACCAACCGCGCTGACCCAGACGAGCGGCTCGCGCCGAATCACGGTCACGCCCTGGGCATCCTCCGCAAACGAGGTCAGCGCCAGGTCGAGCTGATGGCGGTCCAGGCGCTCGAGCAAGCGCGGCGTGTGGGCGCAATGCACCTCGACCAGCACCTTCGGGTGTTCCCGTGCAAAACCGCGCAGCAACTGCGGCAGCATGACAACGGCGTAGTCGTCGGGGCAGCCGAATCGAATGGTGCCAGTCAGGCCTTTGCCGGAGACTTCAGCAAGGGCCTCGTCGTGATACTGGAGGATGCGCTGCGCATGGGCCAGCAGTCGGATCCCGTGCGGAGTCAGGAGCACGCCGCGGCCGGTCCGCTCGAGCAGGACCTGGCCTGCAGTTCGCTCGAGGCGTTTGACCTGCAGACTGATGGCGGCCTGGGTTCGGCCGACCCGGATGGCGGCGCGACTCAGGGCACCGGTCTCCGCGATGACGATGAAGGTCCGCAGCAGATCGAGGTCGAGGCCGTCATCCATACCATAAATCTAGCTTATATCTTTGATAACATCTATTAGGCGATCTTGCCGTTGACCTGTGGTGCGGGGTAGTGTGTCGGTATCTCTGACCCGAGACTCACCGTGTCGCGCAATGCCGATCCCGCCTTCTGGAACGCTGCCAACGCTCACCTGATTCGCTACGGCGGGCGCTTCGAGCCGATCATCATCGAGCGCGCCGAGGGCAGCTTCGTCTACGACGCTGACGGTCGCGCGATTCTCGATTTTACCTCCGGACAGATGAGTTCACTCCTCGGGCACGGCCATCCGGAAGTTGCCGAGGTCGTCGCCGATCATGCTCGTCGCCTGGACCATCTCTTCAGCGGCATGCTGTCCTGGCCGGTGGTCGAACTGGCCAGGGCCCTGGCGGAGGTGACACCGGCCGGCCTCGATCGGACCATGCTGCTCAGCACAGGCGGCGAGTCGAACGAAGCGGCGATCAAGATGGCCAAGCTCTACACCGGGGGGTACGAGGTCGTCGGCTTTGCACAGTCATGGCACGGAATGACGGGTGGCGCGGCGTCGGCAACCTACTCCGCGGGTCGGCGTGGCTACGGACCAACCGCGGTCGGATCGCTCGCGATACCGGCGCCGAGCAGCTATCGACCGAGGTTCGAGCGGGGCGGTCAGGCCGACTGGCGCGCCGAGCTCGACTATGGCTTCGACTTGATCGACCGGCAGTCGAGCGGCAACCTCGCCGCCTTCATCGCCGAGCCGATCCTCAGTTCGGGCGGCATCATCGACCTGCCGATTGGTTACCTCGCGGCCCTCAAGCGGAAGTGCGTGGAGCGAGGCATGCTGCTGATCCTCGACGAAGCGCAGACCGGGCTCGGTCGGACCGGCTTGATGTTCGCGTTTGAACGCGACGGTGTCGTGCCTGACATCCTGACGCTCTCCAAGACGCTGGGCGCCGGGCTTCCGCTGTCGGCGGTCGTCTGTTCTGCCGAGGTCGAGCAGCGGTGCTATGAGCGTGGCTTCCTGTTCTACACGACGCATGTATCCGATCCGCTGCCGGCCGCGGTCGGGCTCAAGGTCCTGGAGGTAGTGCGTCGTGACGGGCTGGCTGGGCGTGCAAAGCAGGCAGGCGCACGGCTGACCGCGGGTCTTCTGGCCTTGCAGGACCGGTTCGAGTGCATCGGCGATGTCCGAGGGCGCGGCTTGCTCCTCGGCGTGGAGATCGTCACTGATCGCACGGCTCGAACCCCGGCCCCCGAGCTCGGCAGCGAGATCAGCCGGATCTGCATGGAACTTGGCCTCAGCATGAACATCGTGCAGTTGCCCGGGATGGGGGGCGTGTTCCGGATCGCACCCCCGCTGACTGTCTCCGACGCCGAGATCGACCTTGGTCTCGATCTGATTGGTCGTGCCATCGACCGCGCCACCCGCTGACCGCCAGCCAGGGAGAACATCGTGCAACTCGTTGTCGACGCCCTTTGCAAGACCTACCCCAATGGGGTGCGCGCGCTTGACGGGATCTCACTCACCGCCGGTGCCGGAATGTTCGGCTTGCTGGGCCCCAACGGCGCCGGCAAGTCCAGCTTGATGCGCACCGTGGCAACCCTGCAGGTCCCCGACAGCGGCCGGATCCGCTTCGGTGACCTCGACGTGCTCGCGGCACCGGATCAGCTCCGCCGGCTGCTCGGATACCTGCCGCAGGAGTTCGGGCTCTACCCGAGCTTGAGCGCCGAAGAGACGCTCGATCATTTCGCGGCGATGAAGGGCGTTCTCGATGGCCGGACCAGGCGCGGCTTGGTGACGGACCTGCTCCAGCAGACCAATCTGCACAGCGCCCGGAAGAAGGCGGTTGGCTCGCTGTCCGGCGGAATGAAACAGCGGCTTGGCATCGCCATCGCGCTGGCCGGTGCGCCCAAGCTGCTGATTGTCGACGAGCCGACGTCCGGCCTCGACCCGACCGAACGGCACCGGTTCCTCAACTTGCTGGCCGAGATCGGCCAGCAGATCGTGGTGCTGTTGTCGACCCACATCGTCGAAGACGTCCGTGAGCTCTGTCGCTCGGTCGCGATCATCCATCAGGGGCGCGTCATCCTCTCGGGCGACCCGAGGACCATCGTCGCTACGCTGAGGGGAAGGCTCTGGCGACGGGAGGTCGACCGGCGCGACCTGCCCGACATCGAAGCAACCCACCAGGTCATCTCCACTCAGATGGTGGCTGGTGTTCCGGTCGTCCATGTCTACAGCGACGAGGTCCTGCCGGGATACGAGCCGCTGGAGCCGGATCTTGAGGACGTGTACTTCCACCAGATCAACCTCGCCAGTCGGTTGCAGGCGGCGTGACGATGTTCGGGACCATATACCGCTACGAGATCCGTTATCACCTGAGCCGGCCGGTCACCTGGCTCTACTTCATGACCTTCGCGCTCGGCGCCTTCGCCCTGATGGCGACGGATGCCATTGCCCTGATAGGCGGTTCCGGCCAGGTGATGCGGAACGCGCCCTGGCTCATCGTCCGGAGCATGCTCTTCCTGGTGCTGATGGGGCAGATCGTTATCGCTGGTCTCATCGGCAGCGCTGTGCTGCGCGACTACCAGTATCGCACCCATGAGCTGCTGTTCACCACACCTTTGACTCGGTTTGCCTACCTTGGGGGTCGGTTCGCTGGCGCCTTCACCGTGATGGTGCTGATTCACCTTGGCATTGTCGTCGGCATCATGGCCGCTGCATTGGCGCCGTGGATCGAGCCAGAACGCTTGCTTCCGTTTCAGCTGACGACTTACCTCGTACCGTTTGCTGCGCTCGTTGTCCCCGCCGTTCTGGTGATCTCTGCCATCTTCTTCTCTGTCGGGGCCCTGACGCGCAACGCCTTTGCGGTCCACACCCAGGGAATCCTCCTGCTGGTGGCCTGGATCATTGCGCAGACGTTGATCGGCAATCTCGACGATCAGAACCTTGCGGCGATGCTCGACCCGATCGGCCTGTCCGCGTTCGACTTGGTGACACGCTACTGGACGGTCGCTGAGAAGAACGCCGCCGTTATCTCGATCGATGGAGTACTGCTGGCGAATCGCCTGCTCTGGACCGGGATTGCGCTCGCCCTGACCGCGGTGACCTATCTGTTGTTCCGCTTCCGCAGTGCTCCGCCGTCACTGTGGCGTTCGCGTCAGGTTCGTGCAGAGGAGGCGGTGCCCGCATCCCGGTCGGCGCTTCGGCTGGTGTCGCCCGAGTTCGGACCGAGCGCGTGGTGGGTGCAGTTCGTTTCCAGTGCCCGGATGTCGTTTCGAAGCATTGTCCGACAGGTCCCGTTTGCGGTGATCGTGACCGTCGGGATGATCAACCTGCTCATTGCGGCTGCGTATGCGGACCTCGTCTTCGGGCAGCGAGCGTGGCCGCTGACGTACAACGTCGTCGAGTCGCTCGATGGCCAGTTTCTGATCTTCTTCTTCGTTCTGATCGCGCTGTATGCGGGTGAGGTGGTCTGGCGAGAGCGGGACCTGAGGGCTGATCAGGTCGTCGATGCGCTTCCGGCCGGTACCAGCGCAACCATGCTTGGCAAGGTCGGCGGCCTGATTCTGGTTCAGGCTCTGCTCCTGCTGGTTCTGATCGCAGCCGGCGTTGTGTTTCAGTCAGCCAAGGGATACTTCCGCTTCGAGTTGGGGCTCTACTTCGCCTATCTCTTCGGAACTGTGCTGCCGCTGCTGGTCCAACTGACGGTCATGGCAGTGCTGATCCATGTGGTCGTCAACCACAAGTACTTTGCGCACGCCCTGGTGATTCTGGGCTTTATCGTCCGCGCCGCGTTAGGCAGTCTGGGCATCGAGCATCCGTTGCTGCAGTACGGCAAGGTGGCGCCGCGGGTCTACTCCGACATGAATGGCTTTGGTCCCTTTGTGCCGGGACTGGTGTGGAACACGCTCTACTGGTCGAGCGTGGCGCTCCTGCTCGGTGTGGGTGCCTACCTGCTCTGGATCCGTGGGAGTGAGACATCATGGTCGGTTCGGCTTCGGGCAGCGCGGGCCAGACTGCGCCCTTCGACTGTGGCCGTGGCGGCGGTCGGGCTGATCGGGGTGATCAGCGCCGGCTCCGTGCTCCTTGTCAACATCCACAGCACCAACACCTATCGAACCTCGGCAGAGCAACGCCGTTTGCGGGCGGA
This window encodes:
- a CDS encoding CocE/NonD family hydrolase; translation: MTDRLRAVVATALLAMVTFAAPVRSLVAQAATDTAGVELMYGVRVPMKDGVTLSATIYKPKRQSAPLPVIFWMTPYIADLSHARGMYFARNGYVFAVVDTRGRGSSGGTFEPFANESSDGPELVRWFARQPWSNGKVGLWGGSYGGFYQWAIAKNRPAELVSMAPVASAHPGVDFPQLRNIFRSYAIQWLTYTSGAAPQANLFGDGSFWISKYGERYLEHKAFASLDTIVGNLTTYYQKWMQHPTEDAYWQAMTPTREEYARLDLPILTITGYFDGDQIGAMTFYRRHLAAATPAARGRHYLILGPWDHPGTRTPVPSIGGLTFGAASVIDMNRLHREWYDWTIKNGPKPSFLKKRVAYWVMGPGPTDGEWKYADDIETIADSTHTLYLDATDGGNDVLHSGKLSAARLPSGRQPGQWTYDPLDVRGYALETMTPPADYYKIQTPVFNLLGNGLVYHTEPFAEATEISGYPKLTAFIEMNVPDTDFEVTLYEVLPDGSAIYLSDDALRARYRESSSVAKLVTPGEVTRYRFEQFTFFSRVIGKGSRLRLVVRSSNSLAWEKNYNSGGAVNRETGKDARTARIRLHNDARYPSALELPVVRPGRNRVD
- a CDS encoding ATP-binding cassette domain-containing protein, which translates into the protein MFGLLGPNGAGKSSLMRTVATLQVPDSGRIRFGDLDVLAAPDQLRRLLGYLPQEFGLYPSLSAEETLDHFAAMKGVLDGRTRRGLVTDLLQQTNLHSARKKAVGSLSGGMKQRLGIAIALAGAPKLLIVDEPTSGLDPTERHRFLNLLAEIGQQIVVLLSTHIVEDVRELCRSVAIIHQGRVILSGDPRTIVATLRGRLWRREVDRRDLPDIEATHQVISTQMVAGVPVVHVYSDEVLPGYEPLEPDLEDVYFHQINLASRLQAA
- a CDS encoding aspartate aminotransferase family protein — its product is MSRNADPAFWNAANAHLIRYGGRFEPIIIERAEGSFVYDADGRAILDFTSGQMSSLLGHGHPEVAEVVADHARRLDHLFSGMLSWPVVELARALAEVTPAGLDRTMLLSTGGESNEAAIKMAKLYTGGYEVVGFAQSWHGMTGGAASATYSAGRRGYGPTAVGSLAIPAPSSYRPRFERGGQADWRAELDYGFDLIDRQSSGNLAAFIAEPILSSGGIIDLPIGYLAALKRKCVERGMLLILDEAQTGLGRTGLMFAFERDGVVPDILTLSKTLGAGLPLSAVVCSAEVEQRCYERGFLFYTTHVSDPLPAAVGLKVLEVVRRDGLAGRAKQAGARLTAGLLALQDRFECIGDVRGRGLLLGVEIVTDRTARTPAPELGSEISRICMELGLSMNIVQLPGMGGVFRIAPPLTVSDAEIDLGLDLIGRAIDRATR
- a CDS encoding LysR family transcriptional regulator, producing the protein MDDGLDLDLLRTFIVIAETGALSRAAIRVGRTQAAISLQVKRLERTAGQVLLERTGRGVLLTPHGIRLLAHAQRILQYHDEALAEVSGKGLTGTIRFGCPDDYAVVMLPQLLRGFAREHPKVLVEVHCAHTPRLLERLDRHQLDLALTSFAEDAQGVTVIRREPLVWVSAVGSNAPNRRPLRLALSDSDTLDHRAARRGLEAARRAYRVAYASASLTGLIAVARSGQAIAVLTRTAVPDDLRILTAESGLPQLPNVGIALTIDSEQPSAVVRAFAEHVRTVLPTI